From the genome of Globicephala melas chromosome 11, mGloMel1.2, whole genome shotgun sequence, one region includes:
- the TSEN2 gene encoding tRNA-splicing endonuclease subunit Sen2 isoform X3: MAEAVFRPPKRKRRVYESYESPLPIPFGQDCGPKKDFRIFRAEMINNNVIVRNAEDMEQLYRKGYFGKGILSRSRPNFTISDPKLVAKWKDVKTDMPVITSKKYQRSVEWATNLMRRQGQDESTVRRLLEDYTKPLQHLCLQRNEEVQLCNELDCEMVSKTEGTADREKLSAMNGVAGKSHDLEDPSKRSDCLHDSRPDPIPTHGSGEHVAEVTAPLPHVHWGKQDVLLPPSGAQPGDSSQRAGLVLARERGPEHHCVLVEEVVCDVSEREDASGGNMSPKKRLICRRNPFRIFEYLQLSLEEAFFLVYALGCLSIYYEKEPLTIVKLWNAFRVVQPTFRTTYMAYHHFRSKGWVPKPGLKYGTDLLLYRKGPPFYHASYSVIIELVDDRFEGSPRRPLSWRSLAALSRVSVSVSKEFMLCYLIKPSTVTDKEMESPECMKQIKVQEVILSRWVSSRERSDQDEL, from the exons ATGGCAGAGGCAGTTTTCCGTCccccaaagaggaaaagaagagtgTATGAGAGCTATGAGTCTCCACTGCCGATCCCTTTCGGTCAGGACTGTGGTCCTAAGAAGGACTTTAGAATATTCCGGGCCGAGATGATAAACAACAACGTGATTGTGAGGAACGCAGAAGATATGGAACAGCTGTATAGGAAG GGTTATTTTGGAAAAGGTATCCTGTCCAGAAGCCGTCCAAACTTCACGATTTCAGATCCTAAGCTGGTTGCTAAATGGAAAG ATGTGAAGACAGACATGCCTGTAATCACGTCAAAAAA GTATCAGCGTAGCGTGGAATGGGCCACAAACCTCATGCGAAGACAAGGCCAGGATGAGAGCACAGTGCGTAGACTCCTTGAGGATTACACAAAGCCCCTTCAGCATCTTTGTCTGCAGAGGAATGAAGAGGTCCAGTTGTGTAATGAGCTGGACTGTGAAATGGTTTCCAAAACGGAAGGCACAGCAGATAGAGAGAAACTTTCTGCCATGAATGGGGTTGCAGGAAAGTCACACGATCTGGAGGATCCCAGCAAGCGATCAGACTGCCTGCATGACTCCAGGCCTGACCCGATACCTACCCACGGCTCGGGTGAACATGTGGCGGAGGTCACCGCTCCTCTGCCCCATGTGCACTGGGGCAAACAGGATGTTCTCCTCCCGCCCTCTGGTGCTCAGCCTGGGGACAGCAGCCAACGAGCGGGTCTGGTCCTGGCCAGAGAGAGAGGGCCTGAGCATCACTGCGTGCTGGTGGAGGAAGTCGTGTGTGACGTGAGTGAGAGGGAAGACGCCTCAGGTGGGAAC atGTCGCCAAAAAAGAGACTGATATGCAGAAGAAATCCATTTAGGATCTTTGAGTACTTGCAGCTCAGCCTGGAAGAG GCCTTCTTCCTGGTCTATGCTCTGGGATGTCTAAGTATCTACTATGAGAAG GAGCCTTTAACGATTGTGAAGCTCTGGAACGCCTTCCGCGTAGTTCAGCCTACGTTCAGGACTACGTACATGGCGTACCATCACTTCCGAAGCAAGGGCTGGGTGCCCAAACCGGGCCTGAAGTACGGAACAGATTTGC tGTTGTATCGCAAAGGCCCTCCATTTTACCACGCAAG TTACTCTGTCATCATCGAGCTGGTGGATGACCGTTTTGAGGGCTCTCCTCGCAGACCTCTCAGCTGGCGGTCCCTGGCTGCCTTGAGCAGAGTTTCAGTCAGTGTCTCCAAG GAATTTATGCTGTGCTATTTGATTAAACCCTCCACCGTGACTGACAAAGAAATGGAGTCACCAGAATGCATGAAACAAATCAAAGTTCAG GAGGTGATTCTAAGCCGTTGGGTTTCTTCACGGGAGAGGAGCGATCAAGACGAACTTTAA
- the TSEN2 gene encoding tRNA-splicing endonuclease subunit Sen2 isoform X2, producing MGRNPLVLAVRRPTSGTVTMDVSLGLSLVSWNEKWYHGIVVGSNRDALVFKEQLPWKMAEAVFRPPKRKRRVYESYESPLPIPFGQDCGPKKDFRIFRAEMINNNVIVRNAEDMEQLYRKGYFGKGILSRSRPNFTISDPKLVAKWKDVKTDMPVITSKKYQRSVEWATNLMRRQGQDESTVRRLLEDYTKPLQHLCLQRNEEVQLCNELDCEMVSKTEGTADREKLSAMNGVAGKSHDLEDPSKRSDCLHDSRPDPIPTHGSGEHVAEVTAPLPHVHWGKQDVLLPPSGAQPGDSSQRAGLVLARERGPEHHCVLVEEVVCDVSEREDASGGNMSPKKRLICRRNPFRIFEYLQLSLEEAFFLVYALGCLSIYYEKEPLTIVKLWNAFRVVQPTFRTTYMAYHHFRSKGWVPKPGLKYGTDLLLYRKGPPFYHASYSVIIELVDDRFEGSPRRPLSWRSLAALSRVSVSVSKEFMLCYLIKPSTVTDKEMESPECMKQIKVQEVILSRWVSSRERSDQDEL from the exons ATGGGCAGAAATCCTCTTGTGCTCGCTGTCAGGAGACCTACAAGTGGCACTGTGACCATGGACGTGTCACTAGGCCTCAGTCTCGTCAGTTGGAATGAGAAATGGTACCACGGCATTGTCGTGGGAAGTAATCGAGATGCCCTAG TCTTTAAAGAACAGTTACCTTGGAAAATGGCAGAGGCAGTTTTCCGTCccccaaagaggaaaagaagagtgTATGAGAGCTATGAGTCTCCACTGCCGATCCCTTTCGGTCAGGACTGTGGTCCTAAGAAGGACTTTAGAATATTCCGGGCCGAGATGATAAACAACAACGTGATTGTGAGGAACGCAGAAGATATGGAACAGCTGTATAGGAAG GGTTATTTTGGAAAAGGTATCCTGTCCAGAAGCCGTCCAAACTTCACGATTTCAGATCCTAAGCTGGTTGCTAAATGGAAAG ATGTGAAGACAGACATGCCTGTAATCACGTCAAAAAA GTATCAGCGTAGCGTGGAATGGGCCACAAACCTCATGCGAAGACAAGGCCAGGATGAGAGCACAGTGCGTAGACTCCTTGAGGATTACACAAAGCCCCTTCAGCATCTTTGTCTGCAGAGGAATGAAGAGGTCCAGTTGTGTAATGAGCTGGACTGTGAAATGGTTTCCAAAACGGAAGGCACAGCAGATAGAGAGAAACTTTCTGCCATGAATGGGGTTGCAGGAAAGTCACACGATCTGGAGGATCCCAGCAAGCGATCAGACTGCCTGCATGACTCCAGGCCTGACCCGATACCTACCCACGGCTCGGGTGAACATGTGGCGGAGGTCACCGCTCCTCTGCCCCATGTGCACTGGGGCAAACAGGATGTTCTCCTCCCGCCCTCTGGTGCTCAGCCTGGGGACAGCAGCCAACGAGCGGGTCTGGTCCTGGCCAGAGAGAGAGGGCCTGAGCATCACTGCGTGCTGGTGGAGGAAGTCGTGTGTGACGTGAGTGAGAGGGAAGACGCCTCAGGTGGGAAC atGTCGCCAAAAAAGAGACTGATATGCAGAAGAAATCCATTTAGGATCTTTGAGTACTTGCAGCTCAGCCTGGAAGAG GCCTTCTTCCTGGTCTATGCTCTGGGATGTCTAAGTATCTACTATGAGAAG GAGCCTTTAACGATTGTGAAGCTCTGGAACGCCTTCCGCGTAGTTCAGCCTACGTTCAGGACTACGTACATGGCGTACCATCACTTCCGAAGCAAGGGCTGGGTGCCCAAACCGGGCCTGAAGTACGGAACAGATTTGC tGTTGTATCGCAAAGGCCCTCCATTTTACCACGCAAG TTACTCTGTCATCATCGAGCTGGTGGATGACCGTTTTGAGGGCTCTCCTCGCAGACCTCTCAGCTGGCGGTCCCTGGCTGCCTTGAGCAGAGTTTCAGTCAGTGTCTCCAAG GAATTTATGCTGTGCTATTTGATTAAACCCTCCACCGTGACTGACAAAGAAATGGAGTCACCAGAATGCATGAAACAAATCAAAGTTCAG GAGGTGATTCTAAGCCGTTGGGTTTCTTCACGGGAGAGGAGCGATCAAGACGAACTTTAA
- the TSEN2 gene encoding tRNA-splicing endonuclease subunit Sen2 isoform X1, producing the protein MLVSYLGTEETFLKCLLQTRRLTNSILPPLLCLPSSAQGNSSTKLWHERSSVFKEQLPWKMAEAVFRPPKRKRRVYESYESPLPIPFGQDCGPKKDFRIFRAEMINNNVIVRNAEDMEQLYRKGYFGKGILSRSRPNFTISDPKLVAKWKDVKTDMPVITSKKYQRSVEWATNLMRRQGQDESTVRRLLEDYTKPLQHLCLQRNEEVQLCNELDCEMVSKTEGTADREKLSAMNGVAGKSHDLEDPSKRSDCLHDSRPDPIPTHGSGEHVAEVTAPLPHVHWGKQDVLLPPSGAQPGDSSQRAGLVLARERGPEHHCVLVEEVVCDVSEREDASGGNMSPKKRLICRRNPFRIFEYLQLSLEEAFFLVYALGCLSIYYEKEPLTIVKLWNAFRVVQPTFRTTYMAYHHFRSKGWVPKPGLKYGTDLLLYRKGPPFYHASYSVIIELVDDRFEGSPRRPLSWRSLAALSRVSVSVSKEFMLCYLIKPSTVTDKEMESPECMKQIKVQEVILSRWVSSRERSDQDEL; encoded by the exons TCTTTAAAGAACAGTTACCTTGGAAAATGGCAGAGGCAGTTTTCCGTCccccaaagaggaaaagaagagtgTATGAGAGCTATGAGTCTCCACTGCCGATCCCTTTCGGTCAGGACTGTGGTCCTAAGAAGGACTTTAGAATATTCCGGGCCGAGATGATAAACAACAACGTGATTGTGAGGAACGCAGAAGATATGGAACAGCTGTATAGGAAG GGTTATTTTGGAAAAGGTATCCTGTCCAGAAGCCGTCCAAACTTCACGATTTCAGATCCTAAGCTGGTTGCTAAATGGAAAG ATGTGAAGACAGACATGCCTGTAATCACGTCAAAAAA GTATCAGCGTAGCGTGGAATGGGCCACAAACCTCATGCGAAGACAAGGCCAGGATGAGAGCACAGTGCGTAGACTCCTTGAGGATTACACAAAGCCCCTTCAGCATCTTTGTCTGCAGAGGAATGAAGAGGTCCAGTTGTGTAATGAGCTGGACTGTGAAATGGTTTCCAAAACGGAAGGCACAGCAGATAGAGAGAAACTTTCTGCCATGAATGGGGTTGCAGGAAAGTCACACGATCTGGAGGATCCCAGCAAGCGATCAGACTGCCTGCATGACTCCAGGCCTGACCCGATACCTACCCACGGCTCGGGTGAACATGTGGCGGAGGTCACCGCTCCTCTGCCCCATGTGCACTGGGGCAAACAGGATGTTCTCCTCCCGCCCTCTGGTGCTCAGCCTGGGGACAGCAGCCAACGAGCGGGTCTGGTCCTGGCCAGAGAGAGAGGGCCTGAGCATCACTGCGTGCTGGTGGAGGAAGTCGTGTGTGACGTGAGTGAGAGGGAAGACGCCTCAGGTGGGAAC atGTCGCCAAAAAAGAGACTGATATGCAGAAGAAATCCATTTAGGATCTTTGAGTACTTGCAGCTCAGCCTGGAAGAG GCCTTCTTCCTGGTCTATGCTCTGGGATGTCTAAGTATCTACTATGAGAAG GAGCCTTTAACGATTGTGAAGCTCTGGAACGCCTTCCGCGTAGTTCAGCCTACGTTCAGGACTACGTACATGGCGTACCATCACTTCCGAAGCAAGGGCTGGGTGCCCAAACCGGGCCTGAAGTACGGAACAGATTTGC tGTTGTATCGCAAAGGCCCTCCATTTTACCACGCAAG TTACTCTGTCATCATCGAGCTGGTGGATGACCGTTTTGAGGGCTCTCCTCGCAGACCTCTCAGCTGGCGGTCCCTGGCTGCCTTGAGCAGAGTTTCAGTCAGTGTCTCCAAG GAATTTATGCTGTGCTATTTGATTAAACCCTCCACCGTGACTGACAAAGAAATGGAGTCACCAGAATGCATGAAACAAATCAAAGTTCAG GAGGTGATTCTAAGCCGTTGGGTTTCTTCACGGGAGAGGAGCGATCAAGACGAACTTTAA